A region from the Brevibacterium paucivorans genome encodes:
- a CDS encoding class I SAM-dependent methyltransferase, whose translation MEKSIQDGWNHNRHYHNLILEQCRPSMHTALDVGCGEGLLAQALSARGLIVTAIDACDDVLAIARRREHGIRWVHGDVMIHDFGEQQFDLVTAVATVHHLPEFEVALARLRSLVSPGGTLVILGLARSATTVDFVYDVVGAVQHRFYAKLRDHVEDSAPKKFEFPLTYRQVRTQARSCLPGCSFRRLPLFRYLLVWNHS comes from the coding sequence ATGGAGAAATCCATTCAGGACGGTTGGAATCATAATCGGCACTATCATAATCTGATTCTTGAGCAGTGTCGACCGTCAATGCATACCGCACTCGATGTGGGATGTGGTGAGGGTCTTTTGGCGCAAGCGTTGAGTGCTCGTGGCTTGATTGTGACGGCGATTGATGCCTGTGATGACGTACTAGCTATTGCGCGTCGGCGTGAGCATGGAATCAGGTGGGTGCATGGCGATGTGATGATCCATGACTTTGGGGAACAGCAGTTCGATCTTGTCACTGCAGTAGCAACGGTTCATCACTTGCCGGAGTTTGAAGTGGCGCTGGCCCGGCTACGCAGTCTAGTTTCCCCGGGTGGCACGTTGGTAATTCTCGGTTTAGCCAGGAGTGCGACCACAGTTGACTTTGTCTACGATGTTGTCGGAGCAGTTCAGCACCGGTTCTATGCAAAGCTCCGTGATCACGTAGAAGATTCAGCACCCAAAAAGTTCGAGTTTCCCTTGACTTATCGACAAGTTCGAACACAGGCACGCTCATGCTTGCCGGGGTGTTCCTTCCGGCGACTCCCGTTGTTTCGCTACCTATTGGTGTGGAATCACTCCTGA
- a CDS encoding ribbon-helix-helix protein, CopG family, translating into METIDGHPVSEELIDAWVTEADNGYDVEALRRRGRKPRDKDAAKVFSIRLSASEIADLDKYAAANGWSGSQAIREALKNAI; encoded by the coding sequence ATGGAAACTATCGACGGACACCCTGTGAGCGAAGAGCTAATCGATGCGTGGGTAACCGAAGCTGATAATGGTTATGACGTGGAGGCACTTCGTCGTCGAGGAAGGAAACCGCGCGACAAGGACGCTGCGAAAGTTTTCTCCATTCGGCTTTCCGCCAGCGAAATAGCAGATCTCGACAAATATGCGGCGGCAAACGGATGGTCGGGATCGCAAGCAATCCGCGAAGCGTTAAAGAATGCCATTTAG
- a CDS encoding TetR/AcrR family transcriptional regulator translates to MVRPRAFDETAVLDAAAAEFRVHGFADTSTEQLCEAAGVRRSSLYNTFESKDELFVRSLERYVQATGLAQEGVLLDSGRDGLARLVSLMDLVLDEEREAATHGHAAGCMVVGARMTPDLGAKSERVKSLLDHALEQQLALIGQAVRVGQLDGSIRRTMPAADAARAVVALISGMRVLAQAGSTPNELRQAVMLGLDGLRA, encoded by the coding sequence ATGGTTAGACCACGCGCTTTCGACGAGACCGCCGTCCTCGACGCCGCCGCGGCGGAGTTCCGCGTCCATGGCTTCGCGGACACCTCCACCGAGCAACTCTGCGAGGCGGCGGGCGTGCGTCGCAGCAGCCTCTACAACACCTTCGAGTCGAAGGACGAGCTGTTCGTCCGCTCACTGGAGCGGTACGTCCAGGCGACCGGCCTCGCGCAGGAGGGGGTTCTGCTCGACAGCGGACGGGATGGGCTGGCCCGCCTGGTCTCCCTGATGGACCTCGTACTCGACGAGGAGCGCGAGGCTGCCACCCATGGTCACGCCGCGGGCTGCATGGTGGTTGGCGCACGGATGACGCCCGATCTTGGCGCGAAGAGCGAGAGGGTCAAGAGCCTGCTGGACCATGCGCTGGAGCAACAGCTCGCCCTGATCGGGCAGGCTGTCCGCGTCGGTCAGCTCGACGGTTCGATTAGGAGAACCATGCCTGCCGCCGACGCGGCTCGGGCCGTCGTCGCCCTGATCTCTGGCATGCGCGTGCTCGCTCAGGCTGGCTCCACTCCGAACGAGCTGCGTCAGGCGGTGATGCTCGGACTGGACGGCCTGCGCGCCTGA
- a CDS encoding HigA family addiction module antitoxin: MDDKIYPPIHPGEILMEEFLDPMGITQHKLAVSIGVPPRRINEIVHGKRRITADTALRLGRFFGTTAQFWINLQSHYDLDVESEAIADQLELIKPHQVA; encoded by the coding sequence ATGGATGACAAGATTTACCCTCCGATCCATCCCGGGGAAATCCTTATGGAGGAATTCCTGGACCCAATGGGCATTACACAGCATAAACTCGCAGTGTCTATCGGCGTTCCGCCTCGACGCATCAACGAGATTGTGCATGGCAAGCGCCGTATCACTGCCGACACTGCCTTGCGTCTCGGTCGATTCTTCGGCACGACGGCGCAGTTCTGGATCAACCTGCAGTCGCACTATGACCTCGATGTAGAGAGTGAAGCGATTGCTGATCAGCTTGAGTTGATCAAGCCGCACCAGGTTGCGTGA
- a CDS encoding FitA-like ribbon-helix-helix domain-containing protein: protein MALLAFIIVRGLDDHVKQQLASQAKEHGRSMEVEVRDILTKAARRPHIGRALLDVAREVGRVDELPIQTRDDVAGVAYFE from the coding sequence GTGGCTCTTTTGGCATTCATCATCGTGCGTGGTCTCGATGACCACGTGAAGCAACAGCTCGCATCTCAGGCGAAGGAGCACGGGCGATCCATGGAGGTCGAGGTTCGCGACATCCTGACAAAGGCGGCCCGGCGGCCTCACATAGGCAGGGCTCTTCTGGATGTGGCGCGGGAAGTCGGTCGGGTCGATGAGTTGCCGATTCAGACGCGCGACGATGTCGCAGGGGTGGCGTACTTCGAATGA
- a CDS encoding heavy metal translocating P-type ATPase has product MSSACGCEHEPAAEIEDLDRPWWKDPELLLPIFSGVALGIGLALNWAGLETPATILFWVGLLLGAYTFAPGAIRNLVTKRKLGIGLLMTISAVGAVILGFVGEAAALAFLYSIAEALEDKAMDRAQGGLRALLKLVPQTATVLRDGTAVEVAAKDLVVGELMLVRPGERIPTDGIIRSGRSSLDTSAITGESIPEEVAPGDEVPAGAINSAGVLEVETTAAGTDNSLTTLVDLVEQAQAEKGDRARIADRIARPLVPGVMILAVLVGVIGSLLGAPETWITRALVVLVAASPCALAISVPLTVVAAIGAASQFGVVIKSGAAFERLGGIRHLTVDKTGTLTRNQPEVTGVVPAVGFDRAQVLAFAAAVEQQSTHPLAAAIVAAVPKAPDAQDISEEAGHGIGGTVEGRRVLVGSPRWIDAGPLNADVKRMESEGQTCVLVTVDDALAGAIGVRDELRPEVPEAVQTLHANDVKVSMLTGDNTRTARALAEIAGIDDVRAELRPEDKASIVAKLSSKTPTAMIGDGINDAPALAGATVGIAMGATGSDAAIESADVAFTGHDLRLIPQALQHARRGSRIINQNIVLSLAIIIVLMPLAISGVLGLAAVVLVHEVAEVIVILNGLRAAQAKR; this is encoded by the coding sequence ATGAGTTCAGCATGTGGATGCGAACACGAACCAGCCGCGGAAATCGAAGATCTCGATCGGCCATGGTGGAAGGACCCCGAACTACTGCTACCGATCTTCTCTGGCGTAGCCCTCGGTATAGGCCTGGCGCTGAACTGGGCCGGATTGGAGACACCCGCGACAATACTGTTTTGGGTCGGCCTGCTGCTAGGGGCGTATACGTTCGCGCCTGGAGCGATCCGGAACCTTGTCACAAAGCGCAAGCTCGGCATTGGGTTGCTGATGACGATCAGCGCGGTCGGCGCGGTGATCCTCGGCTTCGTCGGAGAGGCCGCGGCTCTAGCGTTCCTGTACTCGATCGCTGAGGCACTGGAGGACAAGGCGATGGACCGGGCCCAGGGCGGACTGCGGGCACTGTTGAAGTTGGTGCCGCAGACCGCGACGGTGCTGCGCGACGGCACGGCGGTCGAGGTCGCAGCGAAGGACCTCGTGGTTGGCGAGCTGATGCTCGTTCGCCCCGGGGAGCGGATCCCCACGGACGGCATCATTCGTTCCGGACGCTCCAGCCTTGACACCTCAGCGATCACCGGAGAATCCATTCCGGAGGAGGTCGCACCCGGCGACGAGGTGCCCGCGGGAGCGATCAACTCCGCCGGTGTGCTGGAGGTCGAGACGACCGCAGCTGGAACGGACAACTCGCTGACCACACTCGTGGACCTGGTCGAGCAGGCACAGGCGGAAAAGGGCGACCGCGCCCGGATCGCCGACCGGATTGCCCGGCCCCTAGTGCCCGGGGTGATGATCCTGGCGGTGCTGGTCGGTGTGATTGGCTCGTTGCTGGGCGCCCCTGAGACGTGGATCACCCGTGCACTGGTGGTCCTGGTCGCAGCGTCGCCGTGCGCGTTGGCAATCTCCGTGCCGCTGACGGTCGTGGCCGCGATCGGCGCGGCCAGCCAGTTTGGCGTGGTCATCAAGTCCGGCGCGGCGTTCGAGCGGCTCGGCGGCATCCGTCACCTGACGGTGGACAAGACCGGAACCCTCACCCGCAACCAGCCCGAGGTTACCGGCGTAGTCCCGGCAGTGGGATTCGATCGGGCGCAGGTGCTTGCCTTCGCGGCGGCAGTTGAGCAGCAATCGACGCACCCCCTCGCCGCAGCTATCGTGGCAGCGGTGCCCAAAGCGCCCGACGCCCAGGACATCAGCGAGGAAGCCGGGCATGGCATCGGCGGCACCGTCGAAGGCCGACGGGTGCTGGTGGGTAGCCCCCGGTGGATCGACGCCGGGCCACTGAATGCAGACGTTAAGCGCATGGAGTCCGAGGGCCAAACCTGCGTGCTTGTCACCGTCGATGACGCCCTCGCCGGGGCGATCGGGGTCCGTGACGAGCTGCGGCCCGAGGTGCCCGAAGCTGTGCAGACCTTGCATGCGAACGACGTGAAAGTGAGCATGCTCACCGGCGACAACACTCGCACCGCCCGGGCGCTGGCTGAAATCGCCGGGATCGACGACGTGCGCGCCGAGCTACGCCCGGAGGACAAGGCAAGCATCGTCGCCAAGCTCTCCTCCAAGACGCCGACGGCGATGATCGGCGACGGCATCAACGACGCGCCGGCACTGGCGGGCGCGACGGTGGGTATAGCGATGGGAGCGACCGGCTCTGACGCCGCGATCGAGTCCGCTGACGTCGCCTTCACCGGCCACGACCTCCGGCTGATCCCGCAGGCACTGCAGCACGCTCGCCGAGGCAGCAGGATCATCAACCAGAACATCGTGCTGTCTCTGGCTATCATCATCGTGTTGATGCCGCTGGCGATCAGCGGCGTGCTGGGCTTGGCCGCCGTCGTGTTGGTTCACGAGGTCGCTGAAGTTATCGTGATTTTGAACGGCCTGCGGGCTGCGCAAGCGAAGCGCTGA
- a CDS encoding SulP family inorganic anion transporter, which produces MTHPRAVSKEGFGARALRFAPRRSDWSRTTIGRDLSAGLKVALVALPPLALGFGVASGVGAAAGIKTAIVAGILTAVFGGSNVQVSGPTGAMTVVLIPIVATHGADGVLVVGVLAGLMLLLLAVTGAGRAMKYMPLPVVEGFTAGIAVIIGLQQLPAALGVEAEGEKVLRLAWDAITAWLSAPAWQAP; this is translated from the coding sequence ATGACCCACCCACGCGCCGTGTCAAAGGAAGGCTTCGGAGCCCGCGCTCTGCGTTTCGCACCGCGCCGCTCGGACTGGTCGCGCACGACGATCGGGCGCGACCTCTCCGCAGGGCTCAAGGTGGCCCTCGTCGCACTCCCCCCCCTCGCACTCGGCTTCGGCGTTGCGTCCGGCGTCGGCGCGGCAGCTGGAATCAAGACAGCCATCGTCGCGGGCATCCTGACCGCGGTCTTCGGCGGTAGCAACGTCCAGGTGAGCGGTCCGACCGGCGCAATGACCGTCGTGCTTATCCCCATCGTGGCCACCCACGGCGCCGACGGGGTGCTCGTCGTCGGCGTGCTGGCTGGCCTTATGCTGCTATTGCTGGCGGTCACCGGTGCTGGGCGGGCGATGAAGTACATGCCGCTACCGGTCGTCGAAGGGTTCACGGCTGGCATCGCGGTGATCATCGGCCTGCAACAGCTGCCTGCAGCACTCGGGGTCGAGGCGGAAGGCGAGAAAGTCCTCAGGTTGGCGTGGGACGCAATCACGGCTTGGCTCAGCGCTCCGGCATGGCAGGCCCCGTGA
- a CDS encoding MFS transporter, with product MKKHLYLLMVTIMVTVMSELQVAGMMPSMSADLGVSTGQVGMLVSMFAAGMAVGGPLFAYFLRHSPPKGALLTIVALYAVMQVLVPVIDAYWWVALIRILTGALAGASFGLSVTYAALLAPSPQKIGESISIVLGGIMVGTVLGLPLSHFIADRWGWQASFYVLGVLTFALFLASVAVLPKRDAPEQEAAAQDVRNLKMPRLWARYLVSLLTVGAAYASFSYFTPLLETSAGFSTNATTIILLAYGVCSYIGNMVVGKLADKHAVAVLRIGHALLFVALAALAAFGYVQPIVLVMVIVVGFVGVTMNPALVTRVAEVGGAGTMVSTIHTAVISAGVTLGSAISAVTIGMFGDDPAVAMWTGAVLAVLAAVVLATQTEAQKKQLVEAVAVE from the coding sequence ATGAAGAAGCACCTCTACCTGCTCATGGTCACCATCATGGTGACCGTCATGAGCGAGCTCCAGGTCGCCGGCATGATGCCATCGATGTCCGCCGACCTCGGCGTGTCCACCGGCCAGGTCGGCATGCTCGTGTCCATGTTCGCCGCAGGCATGGCCGTCGGCGGGCCGCTGTTTGCCTACTTCCTGCGGCACAGCCCGCCCAAGGGGGCCCTGCTCACCATCGTCGCCCTCTACGCGGTGATGCAGGTCCTCGTCCCGGTCATCGACGCCTACTGGTGGGTCGCCCTCATCCGCATCCTCACCGGTGCCCTGGCAGGAGCGTCGTTCGGCCTGTCGGTGACCTACGCCGCACTGCTGGCCCCGAGCCCGCAGAAGATCGGCGAATCCATCTCGATCGTCCTCGGCGGCATCATGGTCGGCACGGTCCTGGGGCTGCCCCTGTCACACTTCATCGCGGACCGCTGGGGCTGGCAGGCCAGCTTCTACGTGCTCGGCGTGCTGACCTTCGCTCTGTTCCTGGCCAGCGTCGCGGTGCTCCCCAAGCGCGACGCCCCGGAGCAGGAGGCGGCGGCCCAGGACGTGCGGAACCTGAAGATGCCCAGGCTGTGGGCCCGGTACCTGGTCAGCCTGCTGACCGTCGGTGCCGCCTACGCATCGTTCTCGTACTTCACCCCGCTGCTGGAGACCAGCGCCGGGTTCAGCACCAACGCAACGACGATCATCCTGCTCGCTTACGGCGTCTGCTCCTATATCGGCAACATGGTCGTCGGCAAGCTCGCCGACAAGCACGCGGTCGCCGTGCTGCGGATCGGACACGCGCTGCTGTTCGTCGCGCTGGCTGCCCTCGCGGCATTCGGATACGTCCAGCCGATCGTCCTGGTGATGGTCATCGTCGTCGGCTTCGTCGGCGTCACGATGAACCCCGCCCTGGTGACCCGCGTCGCCGAAGTTGGCGGTGCCGGGACGATGGTGAGCACCATCCACACGGCCGTGATCTCTGCGGGTGTCACGCTCGGCTCCGCGATCAGCGCCGTGACGATCGGGATGTTCGGCGACGACCCCGCCGTCGCGATGTGGACGGGGGCGGTGCTCGCGGTCCTCGCCGCTGTTGTGCTGGCGACTCAGACCGAGGCGCAGAAGAAGCAGCTGGTCGAGGCCGTCGCGGTCGAGTAG
- the cmtR gene encoding Cd(II)/Pb(II)-sensing metalloregulatory transcriptional regulator CmtR, whose product MLTIASRLDVMNRLGRAMADPTRSRILMTLLDGPSYPAVLSRDLDLTRSNVSNHLTCLRDCGIVVAEPEGRKTRYEIADPHLAAALKALVNATLAVDENAPCIDPECSVPGCGEKGADA is encoded by the coding sequence ATGCTGACTATTGCTTCACGCCTCGATGTCATGAACCGGCTCGGCCGAGCCATGGCGGATCCGACGCGCTCCAGAATCCTGATGACCCTACTCGACGGCCCGAGCTACCCGGCTGTGCTTTCGCGCGACCTGGACCTGACCCGCTCGAACGTCTCGAACCACCTGACCTGCTTGCGTGACTGCGGCATCGTCGTCGCCGAGCCGGAGGGCCGCAAGACCCGCTACGAAATCGCCGATCCGCACCTCGCGGCAGCGCTCAAGGCGCTAGTGAACGCGACCTTGGCTGTCGACGAAAACGCCCCGTGCATCGACCCTGAATGCTCGGTGCCCGGCTGCGGCGAGAAAGGTGCGGACGCATGA
- a CDS encoding HEPN domain-containing protein produces MSDVIARMLANRRLERVAVNREYAVTVIEMAKQHVRTAEALAGSDDQAMAFTAAYDAARKALVAVLATKGLRVRPVGGAHRNTGVAAAEFIEDAALEEFEWMRQVRNATEYPSDDQPTATLQDVREAISAASAIVTACEVNLG; encoded by the coding sequence ATGTCTGACGTCATCGCTCGGATGCTCGCGAACCGCCGGCTGGAAAGGGTCGCGGTAAACAGGGAATATGCGGTGACAGTGATCGAGATGGCGAAACAACATGTGCGCACCGCTGAGGCGCTGGCCGGCTCCGATGACCAGGCCATGGCGTTCACAGCGGCCTACGACGCTGCGCGCAAGGCGCTCGTCGCCGTGCTGGCCACGAAGGGGTTGCGGGTGCGCCCGGTTGGCGGAGCCCACCGGAACACGGGAGTGGCTGCCGCCGAGTTCATCGAGGACGCTGCACTTGAGGAGTTCGAATGGATGCGCCAGGTGCGGAACGCGACAGAATATCCCAGCGATGATCAGCCGACGGCGACCCTCCAGGACGTCAGGGAAGCAATCAGTGCAGCATCGGCGATCGTTACCGCATGCGAGGTGAATCTTGGCTGA
- a CDS encoding heavy metal-responsive transcriptional regulator produces MRIGELAERAGTTSKTLRFYEEQGLLPPADRTPSGYRDYAPDAVARIDFVHRGQAAGLTLAQIRQILDIRDSGHAPCEHVRDLLDARLAEIEQQIAQLTTLHGTIADLRHDAAHPDPDTCSPDQVCRYL; encoded by the coding sequence ATGCGCATCGGAGAACTCGCCGAACGCGCGGGCACCACCTCGAAGACGCTCCGGTTCTACGAAGAGCAGGGACTGCTGCCCCCGGCCGACCGGACGCCATCCGGGTACCGCGACTACGCGCCCGACGCCGTCGCCCGGATCGACTTCGTTCACCGTGGCCAGGCCGCAGGCCTCACCCTCGCCCAGATCCGCCAAATCCTCGACATCCGCGACAGCGGCCACGCGCCCTGCGAGCACGTGCGAGACCTCCTCGACGCGCGCCTGGCCGAGATCGAGCAGCAGATCGCCCAGCTCACCACCCTGCACGGCACCATCGCCGACCTCCGGCACGACGCCGCGCACCCGGACCCCGACACATGCAGCCCAGACCAGGTCTGCCGGTACCTGTAG
- a CDS encoding SulP family inorganic anion transporter, translating to MGRNHGLAQRSGMAGPVMTLAVAAGIVVAARVRSGFPAALVLVAIATVINMLAGSGLKTIGYIPSTLPAPRWPQIPWEHLDSLLLAAVAVAALGALESLLSATVADAMTVGDRHDPDRELFGQGIANVVAPLFGGIPATAAIARTAVNVRAGAGTRLAAVFHSLLLLVAVLAAARWVGEIPLAALAGVLIATAIQMIHPRNISSVMRATKGDGATLLITAVATVVFDLVVAVLIGLVVAGFFALRDAARTVVFEATPLSKGDHSDEERELLDEHIAAFRLEGPLFFGAAHDFLLELAEVSWVKVVVLRMRYVTTIDATGAQMLADTIGRLERGGTRVLLSATKPEHVPVLRELGVFDQLAHENHAFDNTLDAIAHARMHVARIQHEESEGALETPRNDQHDE from the coding sequence GTGGGACGCAATCACGGCTTGGCTCAGCGCTCCGGCATGGCAGGCCCCGTGATGACCCTCGCGGTGGCGGCCGGAATTGTGGTTGCTGCGCGCGTTCGTAGTGGCTTCCCCGCAGCACTGGTGTTGGTAGCTATCGCAACGGTCATCAACATGCTGGCAGGTAGCGGGCTCAAGACCATTGGTTACATCCCGTCGACCTTGCCTGCTCCGCGCTGGCCACAGATCCCGTGGGAGCACCTGGACTCGTTGCTGCTGGCAGCGGTCGCCGTCGCGGCTCTCGGAGCATTGGAATCATTGCTATCTGCAACAGTCGCCGACGCGATGACCGTCGGCGATCGGCACGACCCCGACCGTGAGCTCTTCGGGCAGGGCATCGCCAACGTCGTCGCTCCCCTGTTCGGCGGGATTCCCGCGACTGCCGCGATCGCTCGAACTGCCGTCAACGTGCGGGCAGGCGCAGGCACACGCCTGGCAGCGGTGTTCCACTCGTTACTCCTGCTCGTCGCCGTGCTGGCAGCGGCCCGGTGGGTGGGCGAAATCCCTCTCGCCGCGCTCGCCGGCGTGCTCATCGCCACTGCGATCCAGATGATCCACCCGCGGAACATCAGCTCGGTGATGCGCGCCACCAAGGGCGACGGGGCCACTCTTCTCATCACTGCAGTCGCCACTGTCGTGTTCGACCTTGTCGTCGCCGTGCTCATCGGCCTTGTTGTGGCGGGCTTCTTCGCACTGCGCGATGCCGCCCGCACGGTGGTGTTCGAAGCCACACCGCTGAGCAAGGGAGACCACAGCGATGAGGAGCGCGAACTCCTCGACGAACACATCGCCGCCTTCCGCCTCGAAGGCCCACTCTTCTTTGGCGCGGCGCACGACTTCCTCCTCGAGCTCGCTGAGGTCTCATGGGTCAAGGTCGTCGTGCTCCGCATGCGCTACGTCACGACAATCGACGCCACTGGCGCCCAGATGCTTGCAGACACAATCGGGCGCCTCGAGCGCGGAGGCACCCGGGTCTTACTTTCCGCAACGAAGCCCGAGCACGTTCCGGTGTTGCGCGAACTCGGCGTCTTCGACCAGCTTGCACACGAGAATCACGCCTTCGACAACACCCTCGACGCCATCGCTCACGCCCGGATGCACGTCGCGCGCATCCAGCATGAAGAGTCTGAGGGCGCACTAGAGACACCTCGGAACGACCAGCACGACGAGTAG
- a CDS encoding HigA family addiction module antitoxin, with protein MTEKLYVPIHPGEVLMEDFIEGFGITQHKLAVSIGVPPRRINEIVHGKRAITADTALRLGRYFGVEPQFWLNLQSRYELELAQERVADQIAKITPLQVA; from the coding sequence ATGACTGAGAAGCTTTACGTGCCGATTCACCCTGGCGAGGTTCTGATGGAAGACTTCATTGAGGGATTCGGCATCACGCAGCACAAGCTCGCTGTGTCTATCGGTGTTCCCCCGCGGCGGATCAACGAGATCGTGCATGGCAAGCGCGCCATCACTGCTGACACGGCGTTGCGTTTGGGGCGATACTTTGGAGTGGAGCCGCAGTTCTGGCTCAATCTGCAGAGTCGCTATGAGCTTGAGCTGGCGCAGGAGCGTGTGGCTGATCAGATAGCCAAGATCACGCCACTACAGGTGGCATGA
- a CDS encoding type II toxin-antitoxin system RelE/ParE family toxin, with product MIRSFGDRDTELVWLREPAPRIDPRIHKSANRKLHLLDAAVSLNSLRIPPGNRLEALKGNRKGQHSIRINSQWRICFVWTEAGPENVIIEDYH from the coding sequence GTGATCAGATCTTTCGGCGACCGTGACACGGAGCTCGTGTGGTTACGTGAACCGGCGCCTAGGATCGATCCGCGGATTCACAAGTCGGCGAACAGGAAGTTGCATCTGCTTGATGCTGCGGTGTCGCTCAACTCGCTTCGTATTCCGCCGGGGAACCGGCTCGAAGCGTTGAAGGGCAACCGTAAGGGTCAGCACAGCATTCGGATTAACAGCCAATGGCGGATCTGTTTTGTGTGGACCGAGGCTGGCCCGGAGAATGTGATCATCGAGGACTACCACTGA
- a CDS encoding monooxygenase, which produces MGVNNAPFRVHHFVPQAYAPMPLLGAVAATTNHIEVGTGVIDIR; this is translated from the coding sequence ATCGGCGTGAACAACGCGCCCTTCCGTGTCCACCACTTCGTGCCGCAGGCCTACGCCCCGATGCCGCTGCTGGGTGCTGTCGCGGCCACCACCAATCACATCGAGGTGGGCACCGGTGTCATCGACATACGCTAG
- the merA gene encoding mercury(II) reductase — protein MPTKYDLAIIGSGGGAFAAAIRATMLGKSVVMIERGTLGGTCVNTGCVPSKALIAAADARHVAADAAERFPGIATTAGPVDMPALIAGKQALVETMRGEKYADVADSYGWHVRRGDAGFAGTPDAPVLEVTAADGAVETIEAEHYLVATGAWPWAPPIDGLDEAGYLTSTTAMDLTEVPESMLVLGGGYVALEQMQLFARLGSQVTVLVRSRLASKEEPEVSRTLQEVFADEGIRVVRRAVPTRVSRDAATGQVVVTADVSGGSQEFRADQVLVALGRRPVTDGLNLDAVGVKTGDSGKVVVSDHLQSSNPRIWAAGDVTGHPEFVYVAAHHGTLVAENAFADADRSVDYSHLPRVTFTGPAIGAVGMTEKEVVAAGIRCDCRVLPLEYVPRAVINRDTRGFIKIVVNADTSEILGLTAVAKDAGELAAAGVHVLGKTIAEVADAWAPYLTMTEGIRIAAKSFTTDPSLLSCCA, from the coding sequence ATGCCTACGAAGTACGATCTCGCCATCATCGGATCGGGCGGCGGAGCGTTCGCCGCCGCGATTCGCGCGACCATGCTCGGGAAGTCGGTGGTGATGATCGAGCGTGGCACGCTCGGCGGCACCTGTGTGAACACGGGCTGCGTGCCGTCGAAGGCCCTCATCGCCGCCGCCGATGCACGGCACGTCGCCGCCGACGCCGCCGAGCGGTTCCCGGGGATCGCGACGACGGCAGGCCCAGTGGACATGCCCGCGCTGATCGCCGGGAAGCAGGCGTTGGTCGAGACGATGCGGGGCGAGAAGTACGCCGACGTCGCCGATTCATACGGGTGGCACGTCCGGCGGGGAGACGCCGGGTTCGCGGGCACCCCGGACGCGCCGGTGTTGGAGGTCACCGCCGCAGACGGAGCGGTCGAGACGATCGAGGCCGAGCACTACCTGGTCGCCACCGGTGCGTGGCCGTGGGCTCCGCCGATCGATGGCCTGGACGAGGCCGGGTACCTGACCTCGACCACGGCGATGGACCTGACCGAGGTCCCCGAGTCGATGCTGGTGCTCGGCGGCGGCTACGTCGCCCTGGAGCAGATGCAGCTGTTCGCCCGCCTCGGCTCCCAGGTCACCGTGCTGGTGCGGTCCCGGCTCGCGTCGAAGGAGGAGCCGGAGGTGTCCCGGACACTGCAGGAGGTGTTCGCCGACGAGGGCATCCGGGTGGTCCGCCGCGCGGTGCCGACCCGGGTGTCCCGGGACGCGGCGACCGGGCAGGTCGTGGTTACCGCGGATGTGTCCGGCGGCTCGCAGGAGTTCCGCGCCGACCAGGTGCTCGTCGCCCTCGGACGCCGTCCCGTCACCGACGGCTTGAACCTCGATGCGGTCGGGGTGAAGACCGGGGACTCCGGCAAGGTGGTCGTCTCCGACCATCTGCAGTCGTCGAACCCGCGGATCTGGGCCGCGGGCGACGTGACCGGGCACCCGGAGTTCGTCTACGTCGCGGCCCACCACGGCACCCTCGTCGCCGAGAACGCGTTCGCCGACGCCGACCGGTCCGTCGACTACTCCCATCTGCCGCGGGTGACGTTCACCGGACCGGCGATCGGCGCGGTCGGGATGACCGAGAAGGAGGTCGTCGCCGCGGGGATCCGCTGCGACTGCCGCGTGCTGCCCCTGGAGTATGTGCCCCGGGCGGTGATCAACCGCGACACCCGCGGGTTCATCAAGATCGTCGTGAACGCCGATACGAGCGAGATCCTCGGCCTCACCGCCGTCGCCAAGGACGCCGGGGAACTCGCCGCCGCAGGCGTCCACGTGCTCGGCAAGACCATCGCCGAAGTCGCCGACGCCTGGGCCCCCTACCTGACCATGACCGAAGGCATCCGGATCGCCGCGAAGTCCTTCACCACCGACCCGTCACTGCTCTCGTGCTGCGCATGA